A single region of the Winslowiella toletana genome encodes:
- a CDS encoding flagellar basal body P-ring protein FlgI, translating into MRKSLILRAAFFLLLAVSSLASADRIRDLTSVQGVRDNSLIGYGLVVGLDGTGDQTMQTPFTTQSLNNMLSQLGITVPPGTNMQLKNVAAVMITAKLPAFGRQGQQIDVVVSSMGNAKSLRGGTLLMTPLKGVDNQVYALAQGNILVGGAGVAAGGSSVQVNQLNGGRISGGATIERELPTNFGTANVINLQLNEEDFSMAQRITDAINSRSGYAAAQALDARTVQIRTSANNSSQVRLLADIQNIEVSVPIQDAKVIINSRTGSVVMNREVTLSTCAIAQGNLSVTVNRSLDVNQPDTPFGGGQTVVTPQTQIDLRQEGGALQRVSASANLNNVVRALNALGATPMELMSILQSMQSAGCLRARLEID; encoded by the coding sequence ATGCGTAAATCACTTATTCTTCGCGCGGCATTTTTCCTGCTGCTTGCCGTCAGTTCGCTGGCGTCTGCCGATCGAATCCGCGATCTGACCAGCGTGCAGGGCGTGCGCGATAACTCACTGATCGGTTATGGCCTGGTGGTCGGGCTGGATGGCACCGGCGATCAGACCATGCAGACGCCGTTCACCACTCAGTCGCTGAATAACATGCTGTCACAGCTTGGAATTACCGTGCCACCGGGCACCAATATGCAGCTGAAAAACGTCGCGGCGGTGATGATCACCGCCAAACTGCCGGCGTTTGGCCGCCAGGGGCAGCAGATCGACGTGGTGGTTTCATCAATGGGGAATGCGAAAAGCCTGCGCGGCGGCACGCTGCTGATGACGCCGCTGAAAGGGGTCGATAACCAGGTGTATGCGCTGGCGCAGGGCAATATCCTGGTCGGCGGTGCCGGTGTCGCGGCCGGAGGCAGCAGCGTTCAGGTGAATCAGCTCAACGGCGGACGCATTAGCGGTGGCGCGACCATTGAACGTGAACTGCCAACCAATTTTGGCACCGCCAACGTGATCAATCTGCAACTGAATGAAGAAGACTTCAGTATGGCGCAGCGCATTACCGATGCGATAAACAGCCGCAGTGGTTACGCGGCGGCGCAAGCGCTGGATGCGCGTACCGTGCAGATCAGAACCTCGGCGAATAACAGCTCACAGGTACGCCTGCTGGCGGATATCCAAAATATTGAGGTGTCTGTTCCGATTCAGGATGCCAAAGTGATCATCAACTCACGCACCGGTTCGGTAGTAATGAACCGCGAAGTGACGCTCAGCACCTGTGCCATCGCGCAGGGTAATCTGTCGGTCACGGTGAACCGGTCGCTGGACGTTAATCAGCCGGATACGCCGTTTGGTGGCGGCCAGACGGTGGTGACGCCACAAACCCAGATCGATCTGCGTCAGGAAGGTGGCGCATTACAGCGGGTGAGTGCCAGCGCCAATCTGAATAATGTTGTGCGGGCGCTGAATGCGCTGGGGGCAACGCCAATGGAGCTGATGTCGATTCTGCAATCGATGCAGAGCGCCGGCTGTTTACGCGCCAGACTGGAAATTGACTGA
- the flgJ gene encoding flagellar assembly peptidoglycan hydrolase FlgJ: MNQSQSLMSAAYDSQSLNDLKRQASHDPKGKALQVAKQVEGMFVQMMMKSMRQALPQDGMLSTEQTRMYTSMYDQQIAQQIGAKGLGLADTIVRQMSPAAKPDESAGTLPMPLDKSFINTLPAVELEQRVRRALPKIPTTAVPLSGDSSEFIARLAQPAQQASAESGIPHHLILAQAALESGWGQRQILTRDGKPSFNLFGIKANSSWQGDKTEITTTEYEHGVAKKVKASFRVYNSYAEALNDYVKLITNNPRYAAVASAQTAEQGAQALQAAGYATDPKYAQKLTGMIQQFRSMGEKVVKAYSSDLTKLF; this comes from the coding sequence ATGAATCAATCGCAATCGCTGATGAGCGCGGCGTATGACAGCCAGTCGCTTAACGATCTGAAACGCCAGGCGAGTCACGATCCGAAGGGAAAAGCGTTACAGGTGGCGAAACAGGTGGAAGGGATGTTTGTGCAGATGATGATGAAAAGTATGCGGCAGGCGCTGCCGCAGGATGGCATGCTCAGTACTGAACAAACGCGGATGTACACCTCAATGTACGATCAGCAGATTGCGCAGCAGATTGGCGCGAAAGGGCTCGGCCTCGCCGACACCATCGTCAGGCAGATGAGTCCGGCAGCAAAGCCGGACGAGTCTGCCGGTACGCTGCCGATGCCGCTGGATAAGAGCTTTATCAATACGCTGCCGGCCGTCGAACTGGAACAGAGGGTGCGCCGCGCGCTGCCGAAAATACCGACAACGGCAGTGCCGCTAAGTGGTGACAGCAGCGAATTTATTGCCCGACTGGCACAACCGGCGCAGCAGGCCAGCGCTGAAAGTGGTATTCCACACCATCTGATTCTGGCGCAGGCGGCACTGGAGTCTGGCTGGGGCCAGCGTCAGATCCTGACCCGTGACGGCAAGCCAAGCTTCAACCTGTTTGGTATCAAAGCCAACAGCAGCTGGCAGGGCGATAAAACCGAGATTACCACCACCGAATATGAGCATGGCGTAGCGAAAAAAGTGAAGGCCAGCTTTCGCGTCTACAACTCTTACGCCGAAGCATTAAACGATTATGTCAAATTGATCACTAATAATCCCCGCTATGCCGCCGTTGCCAGCGCGCAAACTGCCGAACAGGGCGCGCAGGCCTTGCAGGCCGCAGGCTACGCTACCGATCCGAAATATGCGCAAAAACTGACAGGAATGATTCAGCAATTCAGGAGCATGGGCGAAAAAGTGGTTAAAGCTTACAGCAGCGATTTAACGAAATTGTTCTGA
- the flgK gene encoding flagellar hook-associated protein FlgK: MSSLINSAMSGLSAAQAALSTTGNNISNYNVAGYSRQTAILAQAQSTLNGGSYYGNGVTVTGVNREYDAFITAQLRGASAQSSATSTQYQQISNIDNMLSTSSSNLSSTLQDFFTNLQNVVSNADDPSARQTLLGKADGLVNQFQVTDQYLRSMDSSVNTSISASVDQINGYARQIANLNQQISKLTGAGAGAEPNGMLDQRDQLVNELNKLVGVTVSQQDGSYNLSLANGTSLVNGANASQLVAMASSSDPSRTTVGYVDAKAGNVEIPEKLIASGSLGGLLSFRSENLDAARNRLGQLAMTFADSFNSQHKAGVDSNGDAGKDFFSFGGPTVISNSKNSSATTLSAQLKDSSAVQATDYNVSYDGSNWNVTRLSDNTSVKATAGTDPDSGQPTLSFDGLQVNISGTPGAKDSFTVKPVANAVVNMDVVITDEAKIAAAAEAGGASDNRNAQKLLDLQTKKVVNGNSTLSQAYASLVSEVGNNTSALKTTSTTQDNLVTQLSNRQQSVSGVNLDEEYGALQQFQQYYMANAQVLQTASAIFNALIGIRG; the protein is encoded by the coding sequence ATGTCCAGTTTAATTAACTCCGCCATGAGCGGTTTGAGCGCTGCGCAGGCGGCGTTAAGCACTACCGGTAATAATATCAGTAACTACAACGTTGCCGGTTATTCGCGTCAGACAGCGATTCTGGCACAGGCACAAAGCACTCTTAATGGCGGCAGTTATTACGGCAACGGCGTAACGGTGACCGGCGTCAATCGCGAGTATGATGCGTTTATTACCGCGCAGTTGCGCGGTGCCAGCGCACAAAGTAGTGCCACCAGTACTCAGTATCAGCAAATATCGAATATAGATAATATGCTGTCGACATCGTCCAGTAATCTGTCCAGTACCCTGCAAGACTTTTTCACCAATCTGCAGAATGTGGTCAGTAACGCAGACGATCCTTCTGCGCGTCAGACGCTGTTGGGTAAGGCCGATGGGCTGGTGAATCAGTTTCAGGTGACCGATCAGTACCTGCGCAGTATGGACAGCAGCGTCAATACCTCGATCTCAGCCAGCGTTGACCAGATTAATGGCTATGCCAGACAGATTGCCAACCTTAATCAGCAAATCAGTAAGCTGACCGGCGCAGGTGCCGGTGCTGAACCCAACGGTATGCTCGATCAGCGCGATCAGCTGGTTAACGAGCTGAATAAGCTGGTGGGTGTGACGGTATCGCAGCAGGATGGCAGCTATAACCTGTCATTAGCGAACGGTACTTCGCTGGTCAACGGCGCTAACGCCAGTCAGTTGGTGGCAATGGCATCCAGCAGCGATCCCTCCCGCACCACGGTCGGCTACGTTGATGCAAAGGCGGGTAATGTCGAGATCCCGGAAAAATTGATCGCCAGTGGTTCACTGGGCGGCCTGTTGAGTTTCCGCAGTGAGAATCTGGATGCGGCGCGCAATCGTCTGGGCCAGCTGGCAATGACATTTGCTGACAGCTTTAACAGTCAGCACAAAGCCGGCGTCGACAGCAATGGCGATGCGGGTAAAGACTTCTTCAGCTTCGGTGGTCCGACGGTCATCAGTAACAGCAAAAATAGCTCGGCGACCACGCTCAGCGCGCAGCTGAAGGACAGCAGTGCGGTGCAGGCCACTGATTACAATGTCAGTTACGACGGATCAAACTGGAACGTTACGCGCCTGTCAGATAACACCAGCGTCAAGGCGACCGCAGGTACGGACCCGGACAGTGGTCAGCCAACGCTCAGTTTTGATGGACTGCAGGTCAATATCAGTGGTACGCCTGGCGCGAAAGACAGTTTTACCGTGAAGCCGGTCGCCAATGCGGTGGTGAATATGGATGTGGTCATTACCGATGAGGCCAAAATTGCCGCCGCCGCAGAAGCGGGCGGTGCCAGTGATAACCGTAATGCCCAGAAGCTGCTGGATTTACAGACCAAAAAAGTGGTGAACGGTAACAGCACCCTGAGCCAGGCGTATGCCAGTCTGGTGAGTGAAGTGGGTAACAACACCAGCGCGCTGAAAACCACCAGTACTACCCAGGATAATCTGGTGACGCAGTTGAGTAATCGTCAGCAGTCGGTTTCAGGCGTCAACCTCGATGAAGAATATGGCGCGCTGCAGCAGTTTCAACAGTATTACATGGCGAATGCGCAGGTTCTGCAAACCGCCTCAGCGATTTTTAACGCGCTGATTGGCATTCGTGGTTGA
- the flgL gene encoding flagellar hook-associated protein FlgL produces the protein MRLSTSMMYSQQMKGISDAQSSWMKAGEQLSTGKRVINPSDDPIAASRAVVLAQSQAQNSQYSLARTFATQNISLEENTLSSVTSSIQDAQQLVVNAGTGTLSDDDRGSLATQLEGIRAQLLNMANTTDGNGRYIFAGYKSDTPPFDDSNGSVSYAGGNDAITQKVDASRTMTVSHTGNSVFMAITGNSVKEPDGSSSETSLFNMLDSAITALRTPQEGADEATKADFSAAIDKTNRGLRNSLNNVLTVRSELGTQLSELDNLDSLGDDRSLIYSTQMSDLVDVDYNSTISTYMMQQTALQASYKTFSDMSGMSLFQLNK, from the coding sequence GTGCGACTCAGTACCAGCATGATGTACAGCCAGCAAATGAAGGGCATTTCGGATGCCCAGTCATCCTGGATGAAGGCGGGCGAACAGCTCTCTACGGGCAAACGCGTGATTAACCCCTCGGACGATCCGATTGCTGCGTCGCGTGCGGTAGTGCTGGCGCAGTCTCAGGCGCAAAACAGCCAGTATTCACTGGCGCGCACCTTTGCTACGCAGAATATCTCGCTGGAAGAGAATACACTTTCCAGCGTTACCAGTAGCATTCAGGATGCCCAGCAGCTGGTGGTTAATGCTGGCACCGGCACGCTTAGCGACGATGATCGCGGCTCACTGGCTACTCAGCTGGAAGGTATTCGTGCGCAGTTGCTGAATATGGCCAATACCACCGATGGTAATGGCCGCTATATTTTTGCTGGCTATAAAAGCGATACGCCACCCTTTGACGACAGCAACGGTAGCGTCAGCTATGCCGGCGGCAATGATGCCATCACGCAAAAAGTCGATGCCAGCCGCACCATGACGGTAAGTCATACCGGGAATAGCGTTTTTATGGCGATAACCGGTAACTCGGTGAAAGAACCTGACGGCAGCAGCAGCGAGACCAGCCTGTTCAACATGCTTGATAGCGCCATTACCGCTTTGCGTACGCCACAGGAAGGGGCAGATGAAGCGACAAAGGCCGACTTTAGCGCAGCAATTGATAAAACTAACCGCGGCCTGCGGAACTCGCTGAACAATGTACTGACGGTTCGCTCGGAGCTGGGCACGCAACTCAGTGAACTGGATAATCTTGATTCACTGGGTGATGACCGCAGTCTGATTTACAGCACCCAGATGAGCGACCTGGTGGATGTGGATTACAACAGCACTATTTCCACATACATGATGCAACAAACTGCGCTGCAGGCCTCGTATAAGACCTTTAGCGATATGTCCGGAATGTCGCTGTTCCAGCTTAATAAATAA
- a CDS encoding phage holin, lambda family produces the protein MLPTTPWYLTLNILSDEHVHQLFNALIAASLSILFNIYKDCSWKRRISEGIICAMLAWFVVDLLMLLNISRDWETLSSVFIGLLGAEDIRKGFKSFFRNYWDKKS, from the coding sequence ATGCTGCCAACAACACCCTGGTATTTGACTTTAAATATTCTCAGCGATGAACATGTCCATCAGCTGTTCAATGCTTTGATTGCAGCCAGTCTGTCGATATTGTTTAACATTTATAAGGATTGCTCATGGAAACGAAGAATTTCCGAGGGAATCATCTGCGCCATGCTGGCGTGGTTTGTGGTGGACCTGTTAATGCTGCTTAATATTTCACGCGACTGGGAAACCCTCAGCAGTGTATTTATCGGCCTGTTAGGAGCCGAAGATATTCGTAAAGGGTTTAAATCTTTTTTCCGCAACTACTGGGATAAAAAGAGTTAG
- a CDS encoding winged helix-turn-helix domain-containing protein translates to MTKVHITTNIEYDMNSRTFICRHHDDLTLTHTQSRCFEALLQTESWQPMHKDELISLLWGKCNRHFNYEPALIQKIYLLRKALSSIGLNDIIITIPRFGYQINEKHAREIRFSKTETPRKGFIYEMFDKISILLRA, encoded by the coding sequence ATGACTAAGGTGCATATAACTACTAACATTGAATACGACATGAACAGCAGGACGTTTATTTGTCGCCATCATGATGATCTTACACTCACTCATACTCAAAGCCGTTGTTTTGAAGCGTTGCTGCAAACAGAGTCGTGGCAACCGATGCATAAGGATGAATTAATCTCTCTGCTATGGGGCAAGTGCAACCGGCATTTTAATTACGAACCTGCATTGATTCAGAAGATATATCTGTTACGAAAAGCCCTCTCCTCTATTGGCCTTAATGATATTATTATCACTATTCCGCGCTTTGGATATCAGATAAATGAAAAACATGCCAGAGAGATACGATTCAGTAAAACAGAAACGCCGCGCAAGGGTTTTATCTATGAGATGTTTGATAAAATCAGCATTCTGTTAAGAGCATAG
- the rne gene encoding ribonuclease E, producing MKRMLINATQQEELRVALVDGQRLYDLDIESPGHEQKKANIYKGKITRIEPSLEAAFVDYGAERHGFLPLKEISREYFPANYNSHGRPNIKDVLREGQEVIVQIDKEERGNKGAALTTFISLAGSYLVLMPNNPRAGGISRRIEGDDRTELKEALSSLELPDGMGLIVRTAGVGKSAEALQWDLSFRMKHWEAIKKAADSRPAPFLIHQESNVIVRAFRDYLRQDIGEILIDNPKVLELARQHIAALGRPDFSSKIKLYTGEIPLFSHYQIESQIESAFQREVRLPSGGSIVIDTTEALTAIDINSARATRGGDIEETAFNTNLEAADEIARQLRLRDLGGLIVIDFIDMTPVRHQRAVENRLREAVRQDRARIQISHISRFGLLEMSRQRLSPSLGESSHHVCPRCSGTGTIRDNESLSLSILRLIEEESLKENTKEVHAIVPVQVASYLLNEKRDAVSAIEKRQGGVRAIIVPNDQMQTPHYSVLRVRNGEETQTLSYHLPKLHEAEMALPSEEEHAERKRPEQPALAAFVMPDAPPAPQEKVAAPDVNVTPVAQPKTSATAAATAQPGFISRLISGLKKLFAAEETSKEQAPQASTEQKADSNSEAAPQRNDRRNNRRNNNNRRDRNGERGERNNRDNRDRNNDNRDNRDNRDNRDRNNDNRDNRENREPRENREDNRRNKRPVAASAEPRDDRQPQSEEARTQQRDEQQQQRRDQRAERQRRRQEEKRQQQQDAAKAEQPVTEETVVQNAVESEENVQVMPRRKPRQLSQKVRYESESTPVAKEPVDAVAQPEAPPAAVALPAPVEATVATDEQDEVDNRDSNNMPRRSRRSPRHLRVSGQRRRRYRDERYPAQSPMPLGFAAASPEMASGKVWVSYPVTQATEDHAPVELQNTAVEEQQQPGAAAVALPQHDAAPAVAEQPAVDNSVTEVEPKQLPEPEVTLVETEETAAIEVPVDQQPAVIVAADEPVAEQIAAAAEPADEASKAAAEVAPTVEEAAPQVTAEVASEIASNSVAEVSETLEAQVEEITHAAEVAEPAAEVTSAPKVADEAPAVAFNEPHAPVPARDEAVVAPVIADANAQVNWKHHASAPMTKAPAPVWQPEPARHSDWVRPGFDFDGKGAAGGHAASHHATAPATKP from the coding sequence ATGAAAAGAATGTTGATAAACGCAACTCAACAGGAAGAGCTGCGTGTTGCCCTTGTTGATGGACAACGCCTGTACGATCTGGACATAGAAAGTCCAGGACACGAACAGAAAAAAGCCAACATCTATAAAGGTAAGATCACCCGCATTGAACCCAGTCTGGAAGCGGCATTTGTTGATTACGGTGCTGAAAGACACGGTTTCCTACCTCTGAAAGAAATTTCCCGCGAATACTTCCCAGCGAATTACAATTCACACGGCCGCCCGAATATTAAAGATGTGCTGCGTGAAGGCCAGGAAGTCATTGTTCAGATTGATAAAGAAGAGCGCGGTAATAAAGGCGCAGCATTAACCACCTTTATCAGCCTGGCGGGTAGCTATCTGGTTCTGATGCCTAATAACCCGCGAGCCGGTGGTATCTCACGTCGTATCGAAGGTGATGACCGCACTGAACTGAAAGAAGCGCTCTCTTCGCTGGAACTGCCGGATGGCATGGGCCTGATCGTGCGCACCGCTGGCGTTGGTAAATCTGCTGAAGCCTTACAGTGGGATCTCAGCTTCCGCATGAAGCACTGGGAAGCGATCAAAAAAGCCGCCGACAGCCGCCCTGCTCCGTTCCTGATTCATCAGGAAAGCAACGTCATCGTGCGTGCCTTCCGTGACTATCTGCGCCAGGACATCGGTGAAATCCTGATTGATAACCCGAAAGTGCTGGAGCTGGCTCGCCAGCATATCGCTGCCCTGGGTCGTCCCGATTTCAGCAGCAAAATTAAATTGTACACCGGTGAAATTCCGCTGTTCAGCCACTATCAAATCGAATCGCAGATTGAATCTGCCTTCCAGCGCGAAGTGCGCCTGCCTTCTGGCGGCTCGATTGTTATTGATACTACCGAAGCGCTGACCGCTATCGACATCAACTCCGCACGCGCCACGCGCGGTGGTGACATTGAAGAGACGGCGTTCAACACTAACCTGGAAGCTGCCGATGAGATTGCCCGTCAGCTGCGTCTGCGTGACCTGGGCGGCCTGATCGTTATCGACTTTATCGATATGACCCCGGTGCGCCATCAGCGCGCGGTAGAAAACCGTCTGCGCGAAGCGGTACGTCAGGATCGCGCACGTATCCAGATCAGCCACATTTCACGCTTCGGCCTGCTGGAGATGTCGCGTCAGCGCCTCAGCCCGTCGCTGGGTGAATCCAGCCATCACGTTTGTCCGCGCTGTAGCGGCACCGGCACTATTCGTGATAACGAATCACTGTCACTCTCTATTCTGCGTCTGATTGAAGAAGAATCGCTGAAAGAGAACACTAAAGAAGTCCACGCGATTGTGCCGGTTCAGGTCGCCTCTTACCTGCTGAACGAAAAACGTGATGCGGTCAGTGCCATCGAAAAACGTCAGGGCGGTGTGCGTGCCATTATCGTACCTAACGATCAAATGCAGACTCCGCACTACTCGGTACTGCGGGTACGCAATGGCGAAGAGACGCAGACGCTCAGCTACCATCTGCCAAAACTGCATGAAGCTGAAATGGCGCTGCCTTCGGAAGAAGAACACGCCGAGCGTAAGCGTCCTGAGCAACCGGCACTGGCTGCTTTCGTGATGCCTGATGCGCCACCTGCACCGCAGGAAAAAGTCGCAGCTCCGGATGTTAACGTCACTCCTGTCGCCCAGCCTAAAACCAGCGCAACAGCCGCAGCTACGGCGCAACCTGGCTTTATTAGCCGCCTGATTAGCGGCCTGAAGAAACTGTTCGCCGCTGAAGAAACCAGCAAAGAGCAGGCTCCGCAGGCAAGCACTGAGCAGAAAGCAGACAGCAACAGTGAAGCGGCTCCGCAGCGCAATGACCGTCGCAACAACCGCCGCAACAATAATAACCGTCGCGATCGCAATGGTGAGCGTGGTGAACGCAATAACCGCGATAACCGCGATCGTAATAATGATAACCGTGATAACCGTGATAATCGTGATAACCGCGATCGCAATAACGACAATCGTGATAACCGCGAAAATCGTGAGCCGCGTGAGAATCGTGAAGACAATCGTCGTAACAAGCGCCCGGTTGCTGCATCCGCTGAGCCACGTGACGACCGTCAACCACAGAGCGAAGAAGCACGCACGCAACAACGTGATGAGCAGCAGCAACAGCGTCGTGATCAGCGTGCCGAGCGCCAGCGTCGTCGTCAGGAAGAGAAACGCCAGCAGCAGCAAGATGCAGCGAAAGCTGAACAGCCGGTAACAGAAGAAACCGTTGTTCAGAACGCCGTTGAGAGCGAAGAAAATGTGCAGGTTATGCCGCGTCGTAAACCGCGTCAGCTGAGCCAGAAAGTGCGCTATGAGTCGGAATCCACTCCGGTTGCAAAAGAGCCCGTCGATGCTGTTGCGCAGCCAGAAGCGCCACCAGCGGCAGTTGCCTTACCGGCACCGGTCGAAGCAACCGTTGCGACTGATGAGCAGGATGAAGTGGACAACCGCGACAGCAACAATATGCCGCGCCGTTCACGTCGCTCACCTCGTCACCTGCGCGTAAGCGGTCAGCGTCGTCGCCGTTATCGTGACGAGCGTTACCCGGCACAGTCACCGATGCCTTTAGGTTTTGCTGCGGCATCACCAGAAATGGCTTCCGGTAAAGTGTGGGTTAGCTATCCGGTTACCCAGGCTACGGAAGATCACGCCCCGGTTGAATTGCAGAACACTGCCGTTGAGGAACAGCAACAGCCAGGCGCTGCTGCCGTTGCCCTGCCGCAGCATGATGCAGCGCCAGCCGTTGCTGAGCAGCCCGCTGTCGATAACTCGGTTACCGAAGTGGAACCAAAGCAACTGCCGGAACCCGAAGTCACGCTGGTTGAGACAGAAGAAACCGCCGCCATTGAAGTGCCGGTTGACCAGCAGCCAGCGGTGATCGTAGCCGCTGACGAGCCGGTTGCAGAGCAGATTGCTGCCGCCGCCGAGCCAGCTGACGAAGCCAGCAAAGCAGCAGCGGAAGTTGCTCCGACAGTTGAAGAAGCTGCGCCACAAGTCACTGCAGAAGTGGCCAGTGAAATTGCCAGCAACAGTGTGGCTGAGGTCAGTGAAACGCTCGAAGCGCAGGTTGAAGAAATCACCCATGCTGCAGAAGTCGCTGAGCCAGCAGCTGAAGTGACCAGCGCGCCGAAAGTGGCTGATGAAGCTCCTGCCGTTGCGTTTAATGAGCCACATGCTCCGGTTCCGGCTCGCGACGAAGCGGTTGTTGCGCCAGTTATTGCCGATGCTAACGCTCAGGTTAACTGGAAACACCATGCCAGCGCGCCGATGACTAAAGCGCCGGCACCGGTCTGGCAGCCAGAGCCTGCGCGTCACAGTGACTGGGTTCGTCCTGGCTTCGACTTTGACGGTAAAGGTGCAGCAGGCGGCCATGCTGCCAGTCATCATGCAACAGCACCGGCGACCAAACCCTAG
- the rluC gene encoding 23S rRNA pseudouridine(955/2504/2580) synthase RluC, with protein sequence MKTNTPSVKMIAISADEAGQRIDNFLRTQLKGVPKSMIYRILRKGEVRVNKKRIKPEYKLEAGDEVRIPPVRVAEREEDAVSPKLAKVASLADAILYEDDHILVMNKPSGTAVHGGSGLSFGVIEGLRALRPDARFLELVHRLDRDTSGILLVAKKRSALRSLHEQLREKNMQKDYLALVRGQWPSHLKVVQAPLLKNILQSGERIVRVSSEGKPSETRFKVEERYQHATLVKASPVTGRTHQIRVHTLHGGHPIAFDDRYGDREFDRQLAGTGLNRLFLHAAALRFTHPNTGEVMRVEAPLDESLKRCLAILRQK encoded by the coding sequence ATGAAAACCAATACGCCATCCGTTAAAATGATCGCTATTTCCGCCGATGAAGCGGGACAACGCATCGACAATTTTTTACGCACGCAGCTGAAAGGCGTGCCCAAGAGCATGATCTACCGCATTTTGCGCAAGGGTGAAGTGCGCGTGAATAAAAAGCGCATAAAACCGGAATATAAGCTGGAAGCGGGTGATGAAGTGCGTATCCCGCCGGTGCGCGTTGCCGAGCGAGAAGAGGACGCGGTTTCACCCAAGCTGGCAAAAGTGGCCTCGCTGGCCGATGCCATCCTGTATGAAGATGATCATATTCTGGTGATGAACAAGCCGTCAGGCACTGCGGTACACGGCGGTAGCGGCCTGAGCTTTGGGGTAATCGAAGGGCTGCGCGCCCTGCGACCGGATGCCCGTTTCCTTGAGCTGGTGCATCGCCTCGATCGCGATACCTCAGGAATTTTGCTGGTGGCTAAGAAGCGCTCCGCGTTGCGTTCGCTGCATGAGCAGCTGCGTGAAAAAAATATGCAGAAAGATTATCTGGCGCTGGTGCGCGGGCAGTGGCCGTCGCATCTGAAAGTGGTGCAGGCGCCGCTGCTGAAAAATATTTTGCAGAGCGGTGAGCGTATTGTACGCGTCAGCAGCGAAGGTAAGCCGTCTGAAACCCGCTTCAAGGTAGAAGAGCGCTATCAGCACGCGACGCTGGTAAAGGCCAGTCCGGTAACCGGTCGCACCCACCAGATTCGTGTGCATACTTTGCATGGTGGTCATCCTATCGCCTTTGACGATCGCTATGGCGACCGCGAGTTTGATCGCCAGCTGGCCGGTACCGGGCTTAACCGTCTGTTCCTGCACGCGGCGGCCTTACGCTTTACCCATCCCAACACCGGTGAAGTGATGCGGGTGGAAGCGCCGCTGGATGAAAGTCTGAAACGCTGTCTGGCGATATTACGTCAGAAATAA
- a CDS encoding Maf family protein, whose translation MTNLVLASTSPFRQALLNKLGLPFITAAPQVDETPLAHETAPQLVSRLAAAKAQALGNHYPDHLIIGSDQVCVLMNQITGKPHTEQNACAQLRQASGQSVIFYTGLALYSSSNHQIKTICETFTVHFRHLTDEEIRAYVAREQPLNCAGSFKSEGLGITLFDRLEGRDPNTLIGLPLIALCEMLRQAGMDPLLNAV comes from the coding sequence ATGACTAATTTAGTTTTAGCCTCCACATCGCCGTTCCGCCAGGCGCTGTTAAATAAACTTGGCTTACCTTTTATAACCGCTGCACCGCAGGTTGACGAGACGCCACTGGCGCACGAAACCGCGCCACAGCTGGTCTCGCGGCTGGCAGCAGCCAAAGCACAGGCGCTGGGCAACCACTACCCTGACCACCTGATAATCGGCAGCGATCAGGTTTGTGTACTAATGAATCAAATAACGGGTAAGCCGCATACCGAACAAAATGCCTGCGCGCAATTACGCCAGGCGAGCGGTCAGTCTGTTATTTTTTATACCGGTCTTGCACTTTATTCGAGCAGTAATCATCAGATAAAGACGATATGTGAAACTTTTACCGTTCACTTTCGTCACTTAACGGATGAAGAAATTCGCGCTTATGTCGCCAGAGAGCAGCCGCTTAACTGCGCTGGCAGCTTTAAAAGTGAAGGATTGGGCATCACGCTATTCGACAGGCTCGAGGGGCGTGACCCCAATACGCTGATTGGATTACCGCTGATAGCGCTGTGTGAAATGTTACGGCAGGCGGGTATGGACCCGTTGTTAAATGCGGTATAA